A window from Hemicordylus capensis ecotype Gifberg chromosome 2, rHemCap1.1.pri, whole genome shotgun sequence encodes these proteins:
- the SELENOK gene encoding selenoprotein K isoform X1, giving the protein MAEPWNWKGRREVTWRGMPEPRTNGKVVTQQPIPAVLRLWCPPTDSSGFFREGAAQKRQPGARSRDCRVPGGWRWCSAAMVYISNGQVLDNRSRAPWSLSSITDFFWGIADFVVMFFQSIIHPDLRRGYTSSSSSRYDDGRGPPGFPRRRMGRINHFGGPSPPPMAGGGUGR; this is encoded by the exons ATGGCTGAGCCCTGGAattggaaagggaggagggaagtcaCGTGGCGGGGGATGCCGGAGCCACGAACGAATGGGAAGGTCGTGACGCAGCAGCCCATCCCGGCAGTGCTGCGCCTATGGTGTCCTCCCACTGACAGCTCGGGTTTCTTCAGAGAAGGGGCGGCGCAGAAGAGGCAGCCGGGGGCTCGGAGCCGCGATTGTAGGGTGCCCGGTGGGTGGAGGTGGTGCAGCGCAGCCATGGTTTACATTTCGAACG GTCAAGTGTTGGATAACCGGAGTCGAGCGCCTTGGAGTTTGTCATCTATAACTGACTTCTTTTGGGGAATAGCAGACTTTGTAGTTATGTT TTTCCAGAGCATCATTCACCCAGACTTGAGAAGAGGCTACACATCTTCCTCCTCTTCAAGATATGATGATGGAAGAGG ACCTCCAGGATTTCCTCGTCGCAGAATGGGTCGAATAAACCATTTTGGAGGTCCAAGTCCACCACCAATGGCTGGAGGTGGATGAGGAAGGTAA
- the SELENOK gene encoding selenoprotein K isoform X2, with translation MAEPWNWKGRREVTWRGMPEPRTNGKVVTQQPIPAVLRLWCPPTDSSGFFREGAAQKRQPGARSRDCRVPGGWRWCSAAMVYISNGQVLDNRSRAPWSLSSITDFFWGIADFVVMFFQSIIHPDLRRGYTSSSSSRYDDGRGPPGFPRRRMGRINHFGGPSPPPMAGGG, from the exons ATGGCTGAGCCCTGGAattggaaagggaggagggaagtcaCGTGGCGGGGGATGCCGGAGCCACGAACGAATGGGAAGGTCGTGACGCAGCAGCCCATCCCGGCAGTGCTGCGCCTATGGTGTCCTCCCACTGACAGCTCGGGTTTCTTCAGAGAAGGGGCGGCGCAGAAGAGGCAGCCGGGGGCTCGGAGCCGCGATTGTAGGGTGCCCGGTGGGTGGAGGTGGTGCAGCGCAGCCATGGTTTACATTTCGAACG GTCAAGTGTTGGATAACCGGAGTCGAGCGCCTTGGAGTTTGTCATCTATAACTGACTTCTTTTGGGGAATAGCAGACTTTGTAGTTATGTT TTTCCAGAGCATCATTCACCCAGACTTGAGAAGAGGCTACACATCTTCCTCCTCTTCAAGATATGATGATGGAAGAGG ACCTCCAGGATTTCCTCGTCGCAGAATGGGTCGAATAAACCATTTTGGAGGTCCAAGTCCACCACCAATGGCTGGAGGTGGATGA